CCTCCTGCACCACCTATTTTAGCTGAACTTACTCCTAGAGAGAAAGAAGTTTTACAGTTAATAGCTACAGGTGCTAGTAACCGCGAAATCGCTCAAGAACTCTACATTTCTGAGGGGACAGTAAAAAATCATGTTACTAATATTTTAAATCGCTTGAATCTGCGCGATCGCACTCAAGCAGCTATTTTTGCAAATACATTTCTATCCTATTTAAATGGACTTAAATAATTAGCAATTTATTGCTAATATGTCTATTTAAACAATTCCAAACATTCATTTTTTAAAACTCCTTTGATTACTTTTATCTTTCTAAATGACTTAGCGATAACCTCTTCGCAAGATATATTAATTTGTGACTGATTTAGCGAAATTAAATCTTGAATTGAAGCACCATATACAATTTCTGATAAACCTGTCCAAATACAAGCCGTTGCACACATTGGGCAAGGTTCACCAGTTGTATATATGCTATAACCTTCTAAAGCAGGGTTTTTAATTTTAGCTGTTAAACTACGAATAACATTGATTTCCGCATGAGCTGATGGATCGCTATCTCTACTTACAGTATTATGAGCAGCGGCAACAACTTCGTTATCTTTAACAATTACTGCACCGTAAGGAGCATCACCTTTTTTTGCTTCTGTTAATGCCAAGTTCATAAAATATTCTTGCTTCATAATTGACTTGAAATTTTAGAAGTATACAGGATAATAGTATTGTATCGTCAATGTCATTTAAGCGAATGCATTGAAATGATTTCTGGATATATATGTTACTGAGTAGAGAACAAACAGAGTTTTACTTAACAGACCTAGAAACACCAATAGGTAAAGCAATTAATTTAACACTTGCTGCCTTAGTTCTAATATCATCAGTAATTTTTGTAGCAGAAACTTATAATATTCCTGATTCTGTTCGGTTCCAATTAGATGTAGTAGATACAGCGATAGTTATAATTTTCGTAGTAGAATATCTACTCCGCCTCTGGAGTGCAGAAAATAAAGTTAAGTATATTTTTAGCTTTTATGCAATTATTGACTTAATGGCAATTTTGCCATTTTTCTTAGGAGCAGTGGATATTCGATTTATTCGTCTACTCCGATGGTTTCGGATTTTACGCTTAATCAGGTTTATAGATAGAAAATTTTTATTCGCTAGTATCAGTACCGAAGATGGTATGATTTTTTCGCGAATTTTATTTACGTTGTTTGCAATTATTTTTATTTACTCTGGTTTAATTTATCAAGTAGAACATCCTGTTAATCGTGAAAAATTTGGTACGTTTTTAGATGCATTCTATTTCTCAGTTGTCACAATGACAACAGTAGGGTTTGGTGATGTTATTCCAATTTCTGAATTAGGTCGCTTACTAACAGTATTAATGATATTGACAGGAATTGCGTTGATTCCTTGGCAAGTGGGAGATTTAATAAAGCGACTGGTTAAAACTGCCAATCAGGTAGAAATAGTTTGTTTAAATTGTGGTTTGGCTTACCACGATATAGATGCTGGCTTTTGTAAAAGGTGTGGGGCTAAATTGCCTACCAGCCGAGTGGAGTAATATCATTTTTCACGTGAGTTAGATAAACCTCTCCCTGCCTTGAACTAAAGTTCAAGTCTGTCCCTCTCCGACTCGCAGAGGGACAGGTTTTGCCTAGTAAAACCTCTTGGAGGTTGTTTTAAAAGTATTATTGCTAACGCAAAATCTCCTAAACTTAACCCTTCCCTACAAGGGAATGGGGGTTTCAAAGCCTCTCTCCGTTTCGGGGAGAGGTTTGGAGAGGGGTTTTTATTATACTTTGAGACTTTCCAAACATCCTCTTAGAGGTCTAACTTTAAGCTTAAGTTCACACGGTTAACAGTTGTACGCCCCTTCTTAATTGCAGACATATATTACTTCTATGTATGACACGCGTTTTCTGCAATTACCATAATTTCAGCCTGTTGGTATATGTGTATATTTGCTTGATCTATCTAAAGTAAGACAGTAGATTTTTTGATACAGCATACAATCCTCTTATTGTGCTTATGTTTCTTGTATAGCGATCGCTTCTCTGATTGGCGTTGGTGGAGGCGATCGCTTCTCTTTTATAAAACAAGCCGAGTTGGAGATTGCTAGCGAGGCTACCCTCAGCCGATAATTACGATAATTACAACACTCTTAGTCAATTTTTTCAGATTTTGGGATTGACTGTGGCTGTCACAGCGTTTCCAGTACAGTCGCTCCCAAACTTTTACCAGCCATACTATCCAGTATTGACTTGGGGCAGCTGATTAATTTTGATTGTTACTTCCAAATCGTCTGTAATCATAGCTATTTCTAAAATCACATAGTTGTTACCATTACTTACTGCTTGCCCCTCCCATTGCCGCGTTACTGACAATTTGGGAATTGCTGTAGTATTTGGCTGGCTTTTAGGAAACCTAGTTCTGTAGTCATCCTAACCCTTCACGCTTCTTACTTTTGGTTGAAGGAGCATTTCTTTGGGAAATTGGTAGATCCAGATCATTTTTGGCTAACCAATTCTCAATGAGTTCGGCTGTAACGTCAGACATATTGAGTCCTTTAAAAAAGCAAACTGTTTTAAACCTGTCTTTTGTTTCAGGCGATAGGTAAACCCTAATCGAAGCTTCTCCTTGTGCCACACTATACTCCAACTAATGAACTTATTCACTAGTTTATTGGTGCAATGGTTAATAGAGAAAAATTATACATTGGTTGACTAATGCACTAGTGCATTGGTATAGTATCACCTATACCCAAAGAAAGACACACAACAAAGGCAATAGACGCCAGAAAGTGCCAGTGGGGGCAAACCAAATATCAAATAAGCGAGCCAAGTCAACATTGGCTTAAGTTGGCTCAATTAACGTAAAATCAACACTTACAGACAAAAATGAAACGAGAACTATGGCTCTTAGCAGCTTTTGGTGATGATTGAGATGAATGTAGCGGTTAAGCTAAGCAGCACCCAAAAACAAGATTCAGTTGCTCTAACTAAAATTTGACAAGACTCCAGATTATTTGCAAATAAACTACAAACAATACTTACAACCCACATCATTTGCAAATAGCTTATGAGCATTCTTGAGAAGCATTTTAGGCTTATTCATTCGGAAAATGTCAAGAAAAAATATTTCTTTTCATTGAATACATATGACTATGTGTAATAGTTTAGAACTGCTCAACTGATGGGCAATAAAGAAAGGCATCAGAGCCGACGTCTTTCGTGTAGTTTTATTAGCGTCCTAAACCTTGGAATTTACTGTATTCGCCGCCGAACACACCTGATGTTGAAACTGAGTTAGGAAATTGTAATTTGGTGTAAAAAGCTACTTTTCACCAAATAATTTATTTAAGATAGTTAGGAGCTTAGGTGTGCTAAAAAACTTCTGGTATGCTTGTGAATTTAGCTTTGCTATTAGTAACCAGCCCAAGCAAATTGTGATGTTAAACCAAAGATTTGTCCTCTACCGGAATTCTCAAGGGCAAGTCATAGCGTTGAAAGACCAGTGTTCCCATCGTGGTGCAGCATTATCTATGGGCTGGGTTGAAAAAGATTGTCTCCGTTGTCCCTATCATGGATGGAAATTTCAAGCTGATGGACAATGCATTGAAATTCCTTCCAATGCACCTGGAATACCTATCTCTAAAAGAGCTAATGTAAACAGTTATCCAGTACAAGAGAAATACGGTTTTATCTGGGTATTTTATGGAAATTTACCAGCAGAAGAACGCCCACCAATTCCACCCTTGCCAGAATATCAAGACCCAACTATGCATCCCATTTACTTGGAATATAAGATGCAAGCTAACTACACGCGGGTCATAGAAAATGCTCTTGATCCTGCCCATCTTTTTGCAGTTCATGCTAATTCTTTCGGAGCAGGATTTGCACAAGATCCAAGAGTAGAAGATTATGTAATCCAAGATGAGAATTGGGGAATGAGTGCTAAAATTACATACAAAAATTACACCAAACCTAAAAATGGTGTATTTAAATCTTTCTTTCGCCCAGCACGCACACAGCTAAATGCCAAGACTAGCTTTTATCTTCCCAACATAACTAAAATCGAGAGTGACTTTGGTCGTGGCAAAATGATTAATTATGCTGTCCACATTCCTGTTAATGACAACACAACCATTAGTAAGCGGATTCAATTTCGCAATTTTTTTACCCACTCTTGGGCAGATAGCTTATTCGTAAAATTTCACCACAAAGTTGGTTTAGAAGATAGGTTGGTAACCGAGTCCCAATACCCAAAATTAATACCTGATACTTTATCAACAGAAGTTCATGTTCCTGCTGATGCTTTAACCCTTGCCTATCGTAAGCTTCGCCAAAAATATTTAGCAATGGGTTGGAATTTAAAAGCAAATGATAGCAATTCAGATAACTGTAGCCAAGAGCAAGCACAACCTTCTGACGTCTCGTTGATGAACTAAATATACATACAGCAGCCTTAAATTATTTGTAAAAGCTCAAGATTTCTCTTGTTTTTTCTCTCTGCGCCTCTGCATGAGATTCTTTTAAGAAATATCAATACAGCAATTGCCAGGCACATGAAATACACCCTACCCGCGCTGTCGCGCACCCTCCCCTTACCAAGGGGAGGGTTGGGGAGGGGTTATTCTGTACCTCATTGGAGTCGAAACACTATAAGTAGAATAACCGTATTCCACAGCGCTATTTCACCAATCTATTAGCCAAAATACAGAGAAAATTTGACTTAATTTACAACCAAAAATAATAGGAACTAATAACGTTGAAAAACTTTTGGTATGCTTGTGAATTTAGTTCAGCTGTTACTAACAAGCCCAAGCAAATTGTGATATTAAATCAAAGATTTGTTCTTTACCGCAATTCTCAAGGACAAGTAATTGCTTTGAAAGATCAGTGTCCTCATCGTGGTGCAGCCTTGTCTTTAGGCTGGGTTGAACAAGGCTGTATCCGTTGTCCTTATCATGGATGGAAATTTCAAGCTGATGGAAAATGCATTGAAATACCTTCCAATGGAACCGGAACACCTATTCCCAAAAGAGCTAGTGTAGACAGCTACCCAATAAAAGAAAAATATGGTTTTGTCTGGCTGTTTTATGGAGATTTGCCAGCAGAAGAACGTCCTCCATTGCCAAATTTTCCAGAATACATGGTATCGACTATGCGTCCTGTTTATGATGAGGGCATAGATAATGCTAACTATGCTCGACTCATGGAAGCTAATCTTGATTTTACTCATGTCATAGCAGTTCACAAGAAATCTTTTGGTCAGAGAATCCCAATCAACAAAACTATTAAGTATAAAGTTGATAAATATGATTGGGGCGCAGTTGCTAAAGTCAAGTATGAATCCTTAAGTAACTCAAAAAGTTTGTTGAACTTTCTACTTGGTGGACGTCCAGAGTTAAACACAAGATTGACTTTATATCTCCCTAATGTTACCTTAGCGGAAATTAGCATAGGTAGAAATAATAGGTTTGATATCAAGTTCGGCATTTTAGTTGCTCACCTGCCGATTGATGACAAAACTACTTATGTTAAACGCGTTTTGTATCGCAATATTTTACCTCTCCCTTGGTTAGATGGATTTTTTAGGAAGCTTGACCACAAACTAGCCCAAGAGGACACAGTAGTGGTAGCTACTTTAGACTCTCAATCAATGCCCAAAATATCAGAAGAACTTCATGTTGCTGCTGATGCTTTAGATATTACTTTTCGTAAGTTTCTCCAAAAGCATTTAACTTCATCTTCTGTGTCTAACCGAAATGGTCACAATCACTTTATTGATGAATCCTCAGAATCTTTTCAAATAAGGTAATCATCATGCACCCTTATTTGACTTATTTTCTTTACAGTACATGGGCAACTGGAAATTGAGAGTCTAAAGTTATCAACGTGAACGGAATATAGCTTTTAGCTAACAGAAATACGGCGTTGCTGAATAAAGATATGAAAAGTTCACGCAGAGATACAGTGAACCATTGCTGGGGGAAGGCTTTTCTTTGGAGCCACTGCGACTGCGGTCTTCTCCCAAAGGGGGAGGCTTCCGCCAACGCGGAGCGTCTCGTAGAGAAAGGGGTTTCAATTCAGTAAGACCGAAAAAAGACTTAATTAGTGTGAGGAGATAATATGACCGATGTCCTAGAAAAACCAACGGCACAACAACCAAGAGTGCGTGGGGTAATCGATAAGATTTTTAGACAGATGTTTGAGAATACTTGCGAAGCTCTTCAAGTCATAGATGGTAAGGATTTCCTCGAACAGTCTTGGACTCGTAACAACAAGGGTGTGTGGACGGTTGGTGAAAGTAGTGAGGACACCATATATATTGACCGCGCTCTGCACAATGGCAATGTCTTTGAAAAGGTGGGAGTCAATTATGTTGCAATAGAGGGTGAATTGCCTCCTGGAACGTCTTTTCAGCAATCAGGTGCGCTCCCGACAGCAATAGCAGATCAAATGACTAGCAGTAGATGCAACCGCTTCTTTGCCACGGGTTCTAGCTTTGTGATTCATCCCTATAACCCGATGGCTCCTACCGCTCATGTCAACTATCGCTATTTCCAGATTGGTAATGGTAGTCAACCTATTTATTGGTGGTTTGGTGGTGGTGCTGATCTCACACCGGCGTACCTTTTCGAGGAAGATGCAGTTCATTTTCATCAGGTACATAAAGAAGTTTGCGACAAGTACGATTCTTCCTATTACCACCGCTTTAAAAAGTCGTGTGACGAGTACTTTCACATCCCACACCGCGGTGAAAACCGAGGTATAGGTGGAATTTTCTTCGACCATCTTAATCAAGGTAATCCAGAAAAACTTCTTTCTTTTGTCACAAATTGTGCTGAGGCTTTTATCCCTGCCTATATGCCGATTGTAGAAAGACGCAAGGATATGAACTTTACTGAAGAAAACAAAAACTGGCAGCGGCTTGTGCGTGGACGTTATGCCGAGTTTATATTGTCGTGCGATCGCGGCATTCGTTTTGGTCTAGCAAGCGGTATGGTTAAACAGCAAAGTGTGTTCAACTGTATGCCTCCTGCTGCTAGCTGGCAATATGACGACCAACCGATTCCTGGTAGTCAAGAAGCAATGCTCAGAGAAGTACTGAAGAATCCTCGTAATTGGTTATAGCTTTTTCAACTATTCAGAATTGATGACCACATTAATAAAGACGACTAACCATAAAAATTACGAAATTTAGCACTGAAATGAGAAAAATAAAATTGGTGAGTGTGAGGCAATCAAAAGCCAAAATTGCATTGAGAAATCAATCCCAAATTTATCAAGAGCCGTTACAAACAAAAGCAAATAGTTTTGCTTTTGAACAGACACAGCGTTACAGACATACAACAGGCGAACTCGAAATAGATATTGCATTATCTTGTCTAAATGCTTGCAAATATCTACTTGTTTGGATAATTGGACTTTGTTTGTATTCCAGCTTGTAAAGGTTAATACCAAAACTAGCTGCTAGTTTTAATAAGTGGAGGAAAAAATAACGATGAGCATAGAAAAAAACCTAGTTACAGGCAATCTCCGAATGGAAGATATCATCAATCTTGATGAATCGAAAGCAATGAGTTTGTTTAGAAATAGATTTAAAAGATACAAAAAGCTGGTAGAAGAGATAGGAGACGAAGCCGCTTTTGAAAAGATAATGGAAAAATATCCTGAACAACAAAAAGCTTTAATGGGTACTTTCATTGATAACAATACCTTAGCTATAGGCTTTAAGAAAGCTTCTCCCTTACTTGGGCTGATGGGCTTCGTTATGGAAATAGTAGATGTTTCTCAGAATGGAACAGATGCAGCATTGGAAATCCAAAGAGTTTGCCCAGTTTTATCAATTTCTAAAGAATATGGTTTTGATAACCCATGCCGTGTTTTTTGTGAGATGGAACAAGAAGCTACTAGAAGAGCTTTCCCTAACATGAAAGCTTCAATTCTCAGTAAACAAGCAGAAGGCAATTGTGTTTGTGTATTTAAGTATGAAAGATCTACAAATAAAGTAGTAGGAATAACTAAATCTAAGAACTTAATAAATCGCATGATAGAGCTATTTAGCATAGTTCCTAGCTTTATAGAGATTGGGATTAAGATGCTCAAAATGCATCTAATTAAGTTGAAGTAATAGACCCATACAGAAATATTTGTGCAAAAGTCTATCTAAAAATTATTTTTCGTAAACCTAGTAGGGTGCGTTGTCGTGCAGCGCAACACACCATCTTCAGGTCATCTATTGGAGTGCGTTAGGTATTCCGCTACACTTTACATCTGAAAAATAGCGTTTTTAAGCCTCTGACACCATTTGCTACAACCCAGTAAACCACATAGTATTCATTAAATTCCCATTCAACCCAGTCAAAAAATAGTTTCGTAACCTTATTTTCATGAGTAGCATTATTTCAGATTTAAAACATCTTATTGAAGGCGAAGTCAGCAATACTAAAGAAGACTTAGAGGCTGTGTCTCATGATTTTGGTGGCATTATTCAAAAACGGCCTCAAATTGTTGTTCGTCCTCAAAACTCTACTGATATTGCTAAAGCCATAAAGTATGCTGCAAATCAAGAGTTAACTATTTCATCACGGGCTGCGGGTCATTCATTAAGTGGTCAATCTTTGAACCAAGATGGAATTCTCTTAGATATGAGAAATCTTAATCAAATTCATGAATTCCACGCGGATGAACTTTGGTTCAAAGCTGATGCTGGCGTTACTTGGAAGCAAATAGTTGATACTTCAATACCGTATGGTGTGATTCCTCCTGTCCTCACAAATAACTTTGAAGTAACTTTAGGCGGAACTCTCTCAGCAGGCGGTTTAGGATTGAGTTCTTTTCGTTATGGTTCTCAAGCTGACAATTGTTTAGGTTTGGAAGTTGTAACTGGAACAGGTGATATTGTCTGGTGTACATCAGAACATAATAGCGAACTTTTCTATCACGTTCTTTGTGGTTATGGTCAGTTTGGCATCATTACCAAAGTACAAAATCGGCTGAGAAAATACCGCCCCTATACTCGCAGCTATTCTCTTTGTTATGACGACTTAGACACTCTTTTAAATGATCAGCGTTTTCTGATTTCAGAAGGACTGATTGATGGTTTAGTATCTTTATTTTCTCCATGTTTATTAGGAGTATCTAGAGTAAATGAAAAGGGAATACGGCCCTTAATACAATGGTTTTACAGGATGCAAATTACTCTAGAAGTCAATTCTGTAAAAGATATAAATGAGCAAAAATTACTTTCTAACTTAAATTTCTATCGTCACATCCACACTGAAGACCTGGCTTTTGACAAGTTTATCCAACCGATAGCGCAAGTAACTCGTTCTGTAGGTACTGCTAATTCTTGGATAGACGTTCTGCTGCCAAGTTCAGTTGCTAAAGAATATATTGATATTGCTCTTGAGCGCATACCTACTTTCACGGACTTCCGAACTATACCTGTTGGTTCATTTTGTCTACTTTCTGGCAATACTAAAATGCCTATGTTCCCTTTACCCGATGATGAGTTAATTATCGGATTGGGGATGTATCCTACTATCCCTAAAGCCCAAGTAAAACCGGTTTTAGAGCAGTTAAATCTACTTACTGACCTTGCTTTAGAAATGGGTGGCAAAAGATATATGGCTACTTGGGTAGAATTTGACCTTCCACGCTGGCGACTTCAATTTGGTAATTCCTGGTCTAAAATTAATGAAATTAAAAGGAAATATGACCCTAATGGAATACTAAACCCTGGCTTTTTCAAGTATGAAGAAATCGCACAGATAGATAAGAGCAGTCTTTACAGTAGAATTCAGGAGCCAGAAGTCAGTATTCACAAGTAAAAGAGGCTTTATATATTGTTTTGTGGTGCAACAATTTAGTGGCGGGTATGAATCCCCTACTAATGCTTACTGAGCGTACTTGTGCTGAGCGCAGCCGAAGTAGTCGAAGTATTGATTCTGACTTCTAAATTCTTTTTCAATAATTTTTAGTTAACGCATAATTTCTATTTAATTTATGCTTTTAAAAAATAAATTTGAGGTTAAATCATATAAAAATGAATTTCATGCATTACTATAGCCGCCCTGGGTTAAATTACCATTCATGTAACTATGTGACTGTTTACTGTTATGCCATATCTAGAAAAAATCCAGGCTGGTCTATTGCAACTACATATAACCTAGATGGCAAAATCCTCGCAACAGCACGCCAATACTTGGGGAACGTGCCTGAGAAAATTGCAGAATATCAAAGCATTATCTTGGGTTTGAAAATATCTCAAGAATTAAACTTTCGTCAGGTAATGCTTTGTAGTACTAATCAGCAAATTATAAATCAGATTGATGGTTTTTGTAATATTGATGATTTGGATTTAATACCACTTTATGAAAGAGTAATTATTCTTCTGAGCCGCTTTCAGTTTTACAAGTTTGAGTATAGGTCTTGGTCAAAAATGAATGTGATGTTTAGTACTATTTTTGAAATAACTGAAAATCAAAAACTTTTAAGTCGTTCTAAAATATAAGTAATTGTAAGAACAATGTTGCAAGACTCTGAGGAAGTTAGAAAACCATCTCTATTTCCACCCTATTTACGCTGGTTAATTGCTTTAGGTATTGCCTGCATGGTGGGGATATCAGCAGGAGTTTTATATTTAGCCCGTCTATCAGCTACAACTAAACGTCCAGCAGTTACTTCACAAGTTAAACAAGTAGTTATTTCCAAAGTAAATGCATTGGGAAGATTGGAGCCAGCAGGTGAAGTAATTAAGATTTCGGCTCCTACTAATCCTAGTTTTGGTAGTGGTAGCCGTGTAGCTAAACTGTTAGTTGATGAAGGCACACAGGTACGATCGCAACAAATCATTGCTATTTTAGATAATCGCGATCGCCTGCAAGCTAATTTGATAGAAGCACAACAGCAAGCTAGAGTTGCCCAATTTCGTCTTGCTCAGGTCAAAGCAGGAGCAAAACAAGGTGAACTTGCAGCCATACAAGCGAATGTGAGAAATCTGCAAGCCGAGTTAGATGGTGAAATCCAAACTCAGCAGGCTACTATCGCTCGTATGCAAGCAGAGTTGCAGAATGCAGAGATAGAATTTCGTCGCAACCAAACTCTTTATAATGAAGGAGCGATCGCTGCTTCTGCACTAGACAGTCGCAAACTAGCTCTCACAAGCGCTCAAGAACAGTTAAGCGGTGCTAAGGCAGGTTTAGAACGAACTCAACGCACACTCACTGCACAGATTCAAGAAGCCAAAGCCACCTTAGAAAAAACAGCCGAAGTTCGTCCTACAGATGTAGCAACAGCACAAGCAGAAGTAGATAGTGCTATTGCTACAGTTGATAAAATTCAAGCCGAACTCGATTTGGCATATATTCGCGCACCAAAAGCCGGTCAAATTCTGCGAATTATTGCTCATCCTGGTGAAACAGTAGGAAACGAAGGAATTGTCGAACTTGGGCAAACTGAGCGGATGTTTGCAGTAGCAGAAATTTACGAAAGTGATATTGCCAAGATTCGCCCAGGGCAAAGTGCTAGTATTAGCAGTCCCAGCAATGCCTTCCCCGGTAAGTTAGGCGGAACAGTTGATCAAATTGGTTTAAAAGTTGCTAAGAAAGATGTGCTGGATAGCGATCCAACAACGGCAACAGATGCCAGAGTAATTGAGGTCAAAATTCGTTTAGATCAAGCTGCGAGTAGGCAGGTTGCTCGCTTTACTAATCTTCAGGTTAATGTTGAAGTTAATTTATGAAAGAGGCAGAATTCAGTTCTTGCTGACTAAAAGTTATAAAAATCTCACGCAGAGTCGCAGAGTCGCAGAGAGAAAAATTGAGTATTTTTTCTTATTACTCTGTTACTCAGCGTCTCTGTGGTTTTTTATTTCAAATTAATTTAAATTATGATAATTACTATGTTTAAACGCAATATTCCATTAGCTTGGTTGCAATTAATAAAACAAAAGGGACGTTTTGTTGTTGCCATATTGGGAATTACTTTTGCTGTTTTTCTTATGTTAATGCAGCTTGGCTTTCAATCTGCTTTATATGATAGCAATACTCGATTTCATGTGCTATTAAAAACTGACTTGGTAGTGATTAGCCGCCAAGCGCAAAACTTAGGACTTCTGAGTAGTTTTCCTCGCCGTCGATTATTTCAAGCTGCTAACTTAGCAGAAGTTGAATCAGTTAATCCCTTGTATATTCGCTTAGGAGTTTGGAAGAGTCTCGAAACTAAACTTGATGAATCAATTCTAGTTATTGGCTTTAATCCAGAAAAACCAGCGTTTAATTTGCCAGAAGTTAATCAAAATTTAGCTCTGATTAAATATCCAGATACATTATTGTTTGACCGCAACGCCAACGGTAAATATCAAGAAGCGATCGCACAAATATCTCAAGGTAAATCTGTCACAACAGAACTGCAAGGACGTAGAGTTAATATTCAGGGTTTATATGAAGTCGGCGCGTCTTTTGTAGCCAATGCTAGTGTAATTACAAGTGACCAAAACTTTTTACGAATTTTTTCTTCACAGCAACCAGGGAAAGTTAATCTGGGTTTAATTCAATTAAAATCTGGTAGTGATGCCAATGTAGTAGTTAAAGCGTTGCGGTCTTACCTTTCAGATGATGTAAAAGTTCTTACCCGTCAGGAATTTATTGATTTTGAAAAGAAATATTGGCAAGAAAGTGGCGCGATCGGTTTTATCTTTTCTTTGGGTGTAACTATCGGGTTTTTAGTTGGTGTGATTATTGTCT
This region of Nostoc sp. UHCC 0302 genomic DNA includes:
- a CDS encoding nucleoside deaminase, which codes for MKQEYFMNLALTEAKKGDAPYGAVIVKDNEVVAAAHNTVSRDSDPSAHAEINVIRSLTAKIKNPALEGYSIYTTGEPCPMCATACIWTGLSEIVYGASIQDLISLNQSQINISCEEVIAKSFRKIKVIKGVLKNECLELFK
- a CDS encoding ion transporter, which gives rise to MLLSREQTEFYLTDLETPIGKAINLTLAALVLISSVIFVAETYNIPDSVRFQLDVVDTAIVIIFVVEYLLRLWSAENKVKYIFSFYAIIDLMAILPFFLGAVDIRFIRLLRWFRILRLIRFIDRKFLFASISTEDGMIFSRILFTLFAIIFIYSGLIYQVEHPVNREKFGTFLDAFYFSVVTMTTVGFGDVIPISELGRLLTVLMILTGIALIPWQVGDLIKRLVKTANQVEIVCLNCGLAYHDIDAGFCKRCGAKLPTSRVE
- a CDS encoding plasmid partition protein ParG, encoding MAQGEASIRVYLSPETKDRFKTVCFFKGLNMSDVTAELIENWLAKNDLDLPISQRNAPSTKSKKREGLG
- a CDS encoding aromatic ring-hydroxylating dioxygenase subunit alpha codes for the protein MLKNFWYACEFSFAISNQPKQIVMLNQRFVLYRNSQGQVIALKDQCSHRGAALSMGWVEKDCLRCPYHGWKFQADGQCIEIPSNAPGIPISKRANVNSYPVQEKYGFIWVFYGNLPAEERPPIPPLPEYQDPTMHPIYLEYKMQANYTRVIENALDPAHLFAVHANSFGAGFAQDPRVEDYVIQDENWGMSAKITYKNYTKPKNGVFKSFFRPARTQLNAKTSFYLPNITKIESDFGRGKMINYAVHIPVNDNTTISKRIQFRNFFTHSWADSLFVKFHHKVGLEDRLVTESQYPKLIPDTLSTEVHVPADALTLAYRKLRQKYLAMGWNLKANDSNSDNCSQEQAQPSDVSLMN
- a CDS encoding aromatic ring-hydroxylating dioxygenase subunit alpha, which gives rise to MKNFWYACEFSSAVTNKPKQIVILNQRFVLYRNSQGQVIALKDQCPHRGAALSLGWVEQGCIRCPYHGWKFQADGKCIEIPSNGTGTPIPKRASVDSYPIKEKYGFVWLFYGDLPAEERPPLPNFPEYMVSTMRPVYDEGIDNANYARLMEANLDFTHVIAVHKKSFGQRIPINKTIKYKVDKYDWGAVAKVKYESLSNSKSLLNFLLGGRPELNTRLTLYLPNVTLAEISIGRNNRFDIKFGILVAHLPIDDKTTYVKRVLYRNILPLPWLDGFFRKLDHKLAQEDTVVVATLDSQSMPKISEELHVAADALDITFRKFLQKHLTSSSVSNRNGHNHFIDESSESFQIR
- the hemF gene encoding oxygen-dependent coproporphyrinogen oxidase, whose translation is MTDVLEKPTAQQPRVRGVIDKIFRQMFENTCEALQVIDGKDFLEQSWTRNNKGVWTVGESSEDTIYIDRALHNGNVFEKVGVNYVAIEGELPPGTSFQQSGALPTAIADQMTSSRCNRFFATGSSFVIHPYNPMAPTAHVNYRYFQIGNGSQPIYWWFGGGADLTPAYLFEEDAVHFHQVHKEVCDKYDSSYYHRFKKSCDEYFHIPHRGENRGIGGIFFDHLNQGNPEKLLSFVTNCAEAFIPAYMPIVERRKDMNFTEENKNWQRLVRGRYAEFILSCDRGIRFGLASGMVKQQSVFNCMPPAASWQYDDQPIPGSQEAMLREVLKNPRNWL
- a CDS encoding FAD-binding protein: MSSIISDLKHLIEGEVSNTKEDLEAVSHDFGGIIQKRPQIVVRPQNSTDIAKAIKYAANQELTISSRAAGHSLSGQSLNQDGILLDMRNLNQIHEFHADELWFKADAGVTWKQIVDTSIPYGVIPPVLTNNFEVTLGGTLSAGGLGLSSFRYGSQADNCLGLEVVTGTGDIVWCTSEHNSELFYHVLCGYGQFGIITKVQNRLRKYRPYTRSYSLCYDDLDTLLNDQRFLISEGLIDGLVSLFSPCLLGVSRVNEKGIRPLIQWFYRMQITLEVNSVKDINEQKLLSNLNFYRHIHTEDLAFDKFIQPIAQVTRSVGTANSWIDVLLPSSVAKEYIDIALERIPTFTDFRTIPVGSFCLLSGNTKMPMFPLPDDELIIGLGMYPTIPKAQVKPVLEQLNLLTDLALEMGGKRYMATWVEFDLPRWRLQFGNSWSKINEIKRKYDPNGILNPGFFKYEEIAQIDKSSLYSRIQEPEVSIHK
- a CDS encoding reverse transcriptase-like protein yields the protein MHYYSRPGLNYHSCNYVTVYCYAISRKNPGWSIATTYNLDGKILATARQYLGNVPEKIAEYQSIILGLKISQELNFRQVMLCSTNQQIINQIDGFCNIDDLDLIPLYERVIILLSRFQFYKFEYRSWSKMNVMFSTIFEITENQKLLSRSKI
- a CDS encoding ABC exporter membrane fusion protein; translated protein: MLQDSEEVRKPSLFPPYLRWLIALGIACMVGISAGVLYLARLSATTKRPAVTSQVKQVVISKVNALGRLEPAGEVIKISAPTNPSFGSGSRVAKLLVDEGTQVRSQQIIAILDNRDRLQANLIEAQQQARVAQFRLAQVKAGAKQGELAAIQANVRNLQAELDGEIQTQQATIARMQAELQNAEIEFRRNQTLYNEGAIAASALDSRKLALTSAQEQLSGAKAGLERTQRTLTAQIQEAKATLEKTAEVRPTDVATAQAEVDSAIATVDKIQAELDLAYIRAPKAGQILRIIAHPGETVGNEGIVELGQTERMFAVAEIYESDIAKIRPGQSASISSPSNAFPGKLGGTVDQIGLKVAKKDVLDSDPTTATDARVIEVKIRLDQAASRQVARFTNLQVNVEVNL